The proteins below come from a single Parageobacillus thermoglucosidasius genomic window:
- a CDS encoding DHA2 family efflux MFS transporter permease subunit produces MSTFLTSYIIFSIFVLAMMNVMARRRKNAPVPHDAEKAERSNIAVANRREGSALTAAPPRQAGLENIGDSRAKVVATIMLGAFVAILNQTLINVALPHMMNDFNVETSTIQWLVTGYMLINGVLIPISPFLIAKFPAKKLFLSGMAFFAIGTFICSAAPSFAIMLTGRLIQAIGAGIIMQLMMVIMLNIFPPEKRGVAMGTVGIAMMFAPAVGPTLSGWIVEHYSWRLLFYVVLPIAIIDIVLAFLWLKDTSRTDAPTLDLRGAIYSTIGFGGVLYGFSEAGSNGWGQTNVVVSIIIGAVFLILFTWRSLTVENPILNFRVFKYNVFTLSTIIGCVINMALFAAMVLLPVYLQNLRGFTPLDAGLLLLPGAIVMAIMSPIAGWIFDRIGARMLAIVGLVITVVTTWEFSKLTMDTPYSHILMLYIFRMFGMSMLGMPIMTEGLNALPRHLYSHGTAMANTLRQVAASLGTAFLVTVMSNRSKFHAESYRNVMTENNPFFADIVAQLKQAIPSDEAIAQLLYGIVQQRSAIEGINDAFFVATGLAFLALILSFFLKGKKRNAPSSS; encoded by the coding sequence ATGTCAACGTTTTTAACGAGTTATATTATATTTTCCATTTTCGTTCTCGCCATGATGAATGTGATGGCAAGAAGACGGAAAAACGCGCCCGTCCCGCACGATGCGGAAAAAGCAGAACGTTCGAACATAGCTGTTGCAAATCGCCGCGAGGGATCTGCTTTGACGGCAGCGCCTCCGCGCCAAGCGGGATTAGAAAACATTGGCGACAGTCGGGCTAAAGTAGTGGCTACCATTATGCTTGGAGCATTTGTGGCGATTTTGAATCAGACGCTCATTAACGTCGCGCTTCCGCATATGATGAATGATTTTAACGTGGAAACGTCGACGATTCAGTGGCTTGTTACAGGATACATGCTCATTAACGGCGTATTGATTCCGATCAGCCCTTTTTTGATTGCCAAGTTTCCTGCGAAAAAATTGTTTCTTTCGGGGATGGCATTTTTTGCAATCGGCACCTTTATTTGTTCGGCCGCCCCTTCTTTCGCCATCATGCTGACCGGCCGCCTTATCCAAGCGATCGGTGCAGGAATTATTATGCAATTAATGATGGTCATTATGTTAAATATTTTTCCGCCAGAAAAACGCGGAGTTGCGATGGGAACGGTCGGGATCGCCATGATGTTTGCGCCGGCCGTCGGCCCGACATTATCCGGATGGATCGTTGAACACTATTCATGGCGCCTCTTATTCTATGTCGTATTGCCGATTGCGATTATTGATATTGTGCTCGCTTTTCTTTGGCTAAAAGATACATCGAGAACAGATGCTCCGACATTGGATCTGCGCGGAGCGATTTATTCGACGATCGGTTTTGGCGGCGTGCTATACGGATTTAGCGAAGCGGGAAGCAACGGCTGGGGGCAAACGAACGTTGTCGTGTCGATTATCATCGGCGCCGTATTCCTGATTTTATTTACGTGGCGTTCATTGACAGTCGAAAACCCAATTTTAAACTTTCGCGTGTTTAAATATAATGTCTTTACATTATCGACCATTATTGGCTGTGTCATCAATATGGCGCTGTTTGCGGCGATGGTGCTGCTTCCGGTCTATTTGCAAAACTTACGCGGCTTTACGCCGCTGGACGCCGGTTTGCTGCTCTTGCCCGGCGCAATTGTGATGGCCATCATGTCGCCGATTGCCGGCTGGATCTTTGACCGCATTGGCGCGCGGATGCTTGCGATAGTCGGTCTTGTCATTACGGTCGTGACCACATGGGAGTTCAGCAAGCTGACGATGGATACGCCATATAGCCATATTTTGATGTTATACATTTTCCGCATGTTTGGCATGTCGATGTTAGGAATGCCGATTATGACGGAAGGGCTTAACGCATTGCCGCGCCATTTATACAGCCATGGCACGGCGATGGCAAATACATTGCGGCAAGTCGCCGCTTCGCTTGGCACGGCATTTCTCGTTACGGTGATGTCAAACCGTTCGAAGTTCCATGCAGAAAGTTATCGCAACGTGATGACGGAAAATAATCCATTTTTTGCAGATATAGTAGCGCAGCTAAAACAAGCGATTCCAAGTGATGAAGCAATCGCACAGCTTTTATACGGCATCGTGCAGCAACGTTCCGCGATAGAAGGCATTAACGACGCGTTTTTTGTCGCGACAGGGCTCGCGTTTCTCGCGCTGATTTTATCGTTTTTCTTAAAAGGGAAAAAACGAAACGCTCCGTCTTCTTCCTAA
- a CDS encoding HlyD family secretion protein has product MNVKRLIVLNIIVLILLVGGGFAAYYYVNEVTNYIKTDNARIDGQAISISSPYSGKLTSWSGNIGKTFNSGDQIGEVSDGKHNIPITVPHHMTIVQQSAVQNSFVPAGMTLARGYDLDDLWVTANIEETDIEDVKVGQDVDIYVDAFPDRKFTGKVEKLGYATANTFSLLPSSNNTGNYTKVTQVIPVTISIDDDNGAELVPGMNVTVRIHK; this is encoded by the coding sequence GTGAACGTAAAAAGATTAATTGTGCTAAATATTATCGTGCTCATTTTACTTGTTGGCGGCGGTTTTGCTGCTTATTATTATGTCAATGAAGTAACCAATTATATAAAAACAGACAATGCTCGCATCGATGGGCAAGCCATTTCGATTTCTTCTCCATATTCTGGAAAATTAACAAGCTGGTCAGGAAACATTGGCAAAACGTTTAATAGCGGTGACCAAATCGGTGAAGTATCCGACGGAAAACATAACATTCCGATCACCGTTCCGCATCATATGACGATCGTCCAACAAAGTGCTGTTCAAAATTCGTTTGTCCCAGCGGGAATGACATTGGCGCGCGGTTATGATTTAGACGATTTATGGGTGACGGCAAACATCGAAGAAACTGATATTGAAGATGTCAAAGTTGGCCAAGATGTCGATATTTATGTGGACGCCTTTCCAGACCGCAAGTTTACGGGGAAAGTAGAGAAGCTTGGATATGCGACTGCCAATACGTTTAGCCTATTGCCAAGTTCCAATAATACGGGCAATTATACGAAAGTGACGCAAGTCATTCCGGTGACGATTTCGATTGACGATGATAACGGGGCGGAGCTAGTGCCAGGAATGAACGTCACTGTTCGCATTCATAAGTAG
- a CDS encoding MarR family winged helix-turn-helix transcriptional regulator — METLGREIMYSVFRMQKALCRLAREDAARVGITEVQLMILYTLWKRENIRLNDLAEKLNLSNSNVSSTVDRLVSAGLVARETSKEDRRAVILSLTDKGRQTIKEAFNHESILLQRLRKIEQTIDAEEILQLLSLQQKMKNILLGEE, encoded by the coding sequence GTGGAAACGCTTGGGCGTGAAATTATGTATTCGGTGTTTCGAATGCAAAAAGCGCTGTGCCGGCTCGCCCGCGAAGATGCGGCCCGGGTTGGCATTACAGAAGTGCAGCTGATGATTCTGTACACGTTATGGAAAAGAGAAAATATCCGCTTGAACGATCTGGCGGAAAAATTAAATTTAAGCAACAGCAATGTCAGCAGTACGGTCGACCGTCTTGTCAGCGCCGGGTTGGTGGCACGGGAGACGTCGAAAGAAGACCGCCGTGCTGTGATATTAAGTTTGACGGATAAAGGCAGACAGACGATCAAAGAAGCGTTTAATCACGAATCTATCCTTTTGCAGCGGCTGCGGAAAATCGAGCAAACTATTGATGCGGAGGAAATTTTGCAGCTTCTTTCGCTCCAGCAAAAGATGAAAAATATTTTATTAGGGGAGGAATAA
- a CDS encoding acyl-CoA carboxylase subunit beta: MQTNDVVNKQNGTLTEQLQERVKQIKRGGAAKYHEKNAAQGKLFVRDRLKLLLDDGLEFEDALFANCLADGLPADGVVTGVGKINGQTVCVMANDSTVKAGSWGARTVEKIIRIQETADKLRCPILYLVDSAGARITDQIEMFPGRRGAGRIFYNQVKLSGKVPQVCLLFGPSAAGGAYIPAFCDIVIMVEGNASMYLGSPRMAEMVIGEKVTLEEMGGARMHCTISGCGDVLVKTEEEAIAYARRYLSYFPANYSEKPPVVEAKPPKAFEKTIEDILPANQNAPFNMYDLIERLIDEDSFCEIKKLFAPEIITGLARLNGQPIGIIANQPRIKGGVLFHDSADKAARFITLCDAFNIPLLFLADIPGFMIGTKVERAGIIRHGAKMISAMSEATVPKISIIVRKAYGAGLYAMAGPAFEPDCCLAFPNAQIAVMGPEAAVNAVYANKIAELPEEERAAFVEQKREEYRRDIDIYRLASEMVVDGIIAPNHLRDELIRRFAAYMSKYIMFSERKHGVYPV; this comes from the coding sequence ATGCAAACGAACGATGTGGTGAACAAACAAAACGGAACACTTACAGAACAATTGCAGGAGCGAGTCAAACAAATTAAACGCGGAGGGGCAGCAAAATATCACGAAAAAAACGCGGCGCAAGGAAAGCTGTTTGTCCGCGACCGCTTAAAATTGTTATTGGATGACGGGCTTGAATTTGAGGACGCGCTCTTTGCCAACTGCCTTGCCGATGGGCTTCCTGCTGATGGCGTGGTGACAGGGGTCGGAAAAATCAACGGCCAGACGGTATGCGTGATGGCGAACGATTCAACGGTGAAAGCGGGGTCTTGGGGAGCCCGGACTGTGGAAAAAATTATTCGCATTCAAGAAACAGCGGACAAACTGCGCTGCCCGATTCTTTATCTCGTCGACTCGGCGGGGGCGCGCATCACGGACCAAATTGAAATGTTCCCAGGCCGGCGCGGCGCGGGCCGCATTTTTTACAATCAAGTCAAATTATCAGGAAAAGTGCCGCAAGTCTGCCTCTTGTTTGGGCCGTCTGCAGCTGGCGGGGCTTATATTCCGGCGTTTTGCGATATTGTCATTATGGTGGAAGGAAACGCCTCGATGTATTTAGGCTCGCCGCGCATGGCGGAAATGGTGATTGGGGAAAAAGTAACGCTCGAAGAAATGGGCGGCGCCCGCATGCATTGCACGATTTCCGGATGCGGGGATGTGCTGGTGAAAACAGAAGAAGAGGCGATTGCCTATGCCCGCCGCTATCTATCCTATTTTCCGGCCAATTACAGCGAGAAGCCGCCAGTAGTGGAGGCGAAGCCGCCAAAAGCGTTTGAAAAAACGATTGAAGATATTCTTCCGGCGAACCAAAACGCCCCGTTTAATATGTACGATCTCATCGAGCGCTTGATCGACGAAGACTCGTTTTGCGAAATTAAGAAGCTGTTTGCGCCGGAAATCATCACCGGGCTGGCCCGTTTAAACGGCCAGCCGATCGGCATTATCGCCAACCAGCCACGCATCAAAGGCGGCGTCTTGTTCCATGATTCCGCCGACAAAGCGGCGAGATTTATCACCCTTTGCGATGCGTTTAACATTCCGCTTCTCTTTTTAGCCGACATTCCAGGTTTTATGATCGGTACGAAAGTGGAGCGTGCCGGCATCATCCGCCACGGAGCGAAAATGATTTCGGCGATGTCGGAAGCGACCGTGCCGAAAATCTCGATCATCGTGCGCAAAGCATACGGCGCCGGGTTGTATGCGATGGCCGGGCCGGCGTTTGAACCGGATTGTTGCTTGGCGTTTCCAAACGCGCAAATCGCCGTCATGGGACCGGAAGCAGCCGTCAACGCCGTCTATGCTAATAAAATTGCGGAGTTGCCAGAAGAAGAGCGCGCGGCTTTTGTCGAACAAAAACGTGAAGAATACCGCCGTGATATCGATATTTACCGGCTTGCGTCGGAAATGGTCGTAGACGGCATTATCGCGCCAAACCATTTGCGCGATGAACTAATCCGCCGTTTTGCTGCGTACATGTCCAAATATATAATGTTCTCGGAAAGGAAACATGGCGTGTATCCAGTTTAA
- a CDS encoding enoyl-CoA hydratase yields the protein MPSFVSCESLENGIALVMLNRPEAANALSLTLLNELSGLLDDLAFDKGVRVVIITGTGDKTFCAGADLKERAGMSETEVRKTVALIRETINKIEQLPHPVIAVLNGSAFGGGLELALACDIRIAADTAQFGLTETSLGIIPGAGGTQRLPRLIGIGKAKELIFTAKRIAAKEAEQIGLVEYAVPRAQLMEKALEIAGQIAANAPIAVKQAKLAVNRGFDVDLATGLRLEQMAYEVTIPTKDRLEGLQAFKEKRKPIYKGE from the coding sequence ATGCCATCATTCGTTTCATGCGAATCGCTTGAAAATGGAATTGCACTTGTAATGTTAAATCGCCCAGAAGCAGCAAACGCGCTGTCGCTTACGCTCTTAAATGAGTTGTCCGGGCTTCTTGATGATCTTGCCTTTGATAAGGGCGTTCGCGTTGTCATCATAACGGGAACCGGAGACAAAACGTTTTGCGCCGGAGCGGATTTAAAAGAGCGCGCCGGCATGAGTGAAACGGAAGTACGAAAAACGGTCGCTCTCATTCGTGAAACGATCAATAAGATAGAGCAGCTGCCGCATCCGGTCATCGCCGTATTAAACGGCTCTGCGTTTGGCGGTGGGCTGGAGCTTGCTCTTGCCTGCGATATTCGCATTGCTGCAGATACGGCGCAATTTGGCCTTACAGAAACATCGCTTGGAATCATTCCGGGCGCAGGCGGAACGCAGCGGCTTCCGCGTTTGATTGGAATCGGAAAAGCGAAGGAATTGATTTTTACTGCCAAGCGTATTGCCGCCAAAGAAGCAGAGCAAATCGGCCTTGTCGAATACGCGGTGCCGCGCGCGCAATTAATGGAGAAAGCGCTTGAGATTGCCGGGCAAATCGCCGCCAACGCGCCAATCGCCGTAAAACAGGCGAAACTGGCGGTCAACCGCGGGTTCGATGTCGATTTGGCGACTGGCTTGCGTCTTGAGCAAATGGCATATGAGGTGACCATTCCAACAAAAGACCGCCTGGAAGGATTGCAAGCGTTTAAAGAAAAACGAAAACCGATCTACAAAGGGGAATAG
- a CDS encoding hydroxymethylglutaryl-CoA lyase, giving the protein MSKWPKQVMIKEVGPRDGLQNEKTAIPTEDKIAWINQLSQTGLTYIEITSFVHPKWVPQLADALEVATRIERAPGVTYAALVPNQKGLEKALAAEVDEVAVFMSASETHNRKNINKSIEETFPVLEEVVKTAKQEGKTVRGYVSTAFGCPYEGNVAIEQVIRVSERLFAMGIDELSLGDTIGVATPKQVLELLEAVLQRFPKEKLAMHFHDTRGTALANILVSLEMGITTFDSSLGGLGGCPYAPGASGNVATDDLVYMLHGMGIATGIDVERLTAAALFIRDTIGRPLSSRYLQTVAR; this is encoded by the coding sequence ATGAGCAAATGGCCAAAGCAAGTCATGATTAAAGAAGTCGGCCCGCGCGATGGGTTGCAAAATGAAAAAACGGCAATCCCGACCGAAGATAAAATTGCTTGGATTAATCAATTGTCCCAAACAGGACTCACCTATATTGAAATTACTTCATTCGTCCATCCAAAGTGGGTACCGCAGCTTGCCGATGCGCTGGAAGTGGCAACGAGAATTGAACGGGCGCCCGGAGTGACGTACGCCGCGCTCGTTCCTAATCAAAAAGGATTGGAAAAAGCGCTGGCGGCAGAAGTGGACGAGGTGGCGGTTTTTATGTCAGCGAGCGAAACGCATAACCGCAAAAATATTAATAAGTCGATTGAAGAAACGTTTCCGGTGTTGGAAGAAGTGGTGAAAACGGCAAAACAAGAGGGAAAAACGGTCCGCGGCTACGTATCGACTGCATTTGGCTGCCCATATGAAGGAAATGTTGCGATCGAGCAAGTCATCCGCGTTTCCGAGCGGTTGTTTGCCATGGGAATTGATGAGCTTTCATTAGGCGACACGATCGGCGTTGCCACGCCAAAGCAAGTGCTGGAATTGCTTGAAGCTGTTTTGCAGCGTTTTCCAAAAGAAAAGCTGGCAATGCATTTTCATGATACAAGGGGGACGGCATTGGCCAATATTCTCGTTTCGTTAGAAATGGGGATCACAACATTTGACAGTTCGCTTGGCGGATTAGGAGGCTGTCCGTATGCGCCGGGCGCATCGGGGAATGTAGCGACTGACGATTTAGTCTATATGCTTCACGGCATGGGCATTGCCACCGGAATTGATGTCGAACGATTAACGGCTGCAGCATTGTTCATCCGGGACACAATCGGCCGTCCGCTTTCTAGCCGGTATTTGCAAACAGTTGCACGGTAA
- a CDS encoding acetyl-CoA carboxylase biotin carboxyl carrier protein subunit yields MSQIVASMAGNVWKIAVSVGDKVGEGQDVVILESMKMEIPIAAESSGVVKHIYVQEGDFVNEGDVLIELE; encoded by the coding sequence ATGAGTCAAATAGTCGCGTCAATGGCGGGAAATGTATGGAAAATTGCCGTATCGGTAGGAGACAAAGTGGGAGAAGGGCAAGATGTCGTCATTTTAGAGTCGATGAAAATGGAAATTCCGATTGCGGCGGAGTCTTCGGGAGTCGTCAAACACATCTATGTACAGGAAGGGGACTTTGTGAACGAAGGCGATGTGCTTATCGAACTAGAATAA
- the accC gene encoding acetyl-CoA carboxylase biotin carboxylase subunit translates to MFTKILIANRGEIAARVIRTCKKLGIQTAAVYSEADADSLHVQLADEAYLIGKPRVSESYLNIEKIIEVAKMAKAEAIHPGYGLLSENPEFVRRCEEEGIVFVGPKADVIAKMGSKIAARKTMEEAGVPIVPGISFPLKDVDEAARTAEHIGYPVMLKASAGGGGIGMQIVRDEDELRKAFVGNQKRAASFFGDGAMYLEKYIANPRHIEIQLLADRHGNCIYLWERECSIQRRHQKVVEEAPSPFLDEKTRRKIGETAVKAAKHIGYTNAGTMEFLVDEQKNFYFLEMNTRLQVEHPVTEEITGIDLVEEQLHIAAGKPLRYKQEDIRRDGHAVEVRIYAEDPKTFLPSPGKITVFGLPQGEYVRNETAVQSGMTVTPFYDPMIAKLITKGNNRQEAIKRMLAALENYQIEGIKTNIAMLKEVLSHPAFQAGETTTNFIEKYLQTTTIQ, encoded by the coding sequence ATGTTTACAAAAATATTAATCGCCAATCGCGGGGAAATTGCAGCGCGTGTCATTCGCACGTGCAAAAAGCTGGGAATTCAAACGGCTGCCGTCTATTCGGAAGCAGATGCCGATTCGCTCCATGTACAACTGGCTGATGAAGCGTATCTTATCGGCAAGCCGCGCGTGAGCGAAAGCTATTTAAATATCGAAAAAATCATCGAAGTTGCAAAAATGGCGAAGGCGGAAGCCATTCATCCGGGTTACGGATTGCTGTCGGAAAATCCAGAGTTTGTCCGCCGCTGCGAAGAAGAAGGCATTGTTTTTGTCGGGCCGAAAGCGGATGTGATCGCGAAAATGGGAAGCAAAATTGCAGCGCGGAAAACGATGGAAGAAGCTGGCGTTCCGATCGTTCCCGGCATTTCGTTTCCGCTCAAAGATGTCGATGAAGCGGCGCGAACAGCCGAGCATATCGGTTATCCGGTTATGCTGAAAGCTTCAGCGGGCGGTGGCGGCATCGGCATGCAAATCGTGCGCGATGAAGACGAACTGCGGAAAGCATTTGTTGGCAATCAAAAGAGAGCTGCTTCATTTTTCGGGGACGGGGCAATGTATTTAGAAAAGTATATCGCCAATCCGCGTCATATTGAGATTCAGCTTCTCGCCGACAGACACGGAAACTGCATTTATTTATGGGAACGGGAATGTTCGATTCAGCGCCGCCATCAAAAGGTCGTCGAAGAGGCGCCATCGCCGTTTTTAGACGAAAAAACGCGGCGGAAAATAGGGGAAACCGCTGTCAAGGCTGCCAAACATATCGGCTATACGAACGCCGGAACGATGGAATTTTTAGTCGATGAGCAAAAAAATTTTTACTTTCTTGAAATGAATACAAGATTGCAAGTCGAACACCCGGTAACGGAAGAAATCACCGGCATCGATTTAGTCGAGGAGCAATTGCACATCGCCGCCGGGAAACCGCTTCGTTACAAACAGGAAGACATTCGCCGCGATGGCCATGCGGTGGAAGTGCGCATCTATGCGGAAGACCCGAAAACATTTTTGCCGTCGCCAGGGAAAATCACGGTCTTTGGATTGCCTCAAGGAGAATATGTGCGCAATGAAACAGCAGTGCAAAGCGGCATGACGGTCACGCCGTTTTATGATCCAATGATCGCCAAGCTTATTACGAAAGGAAACAACCGTCAGGAAGCGATCAAGCGCATGCTTGCAGCCTTAGAAAACTATCAAATTGAAGGAATTAAAACAAATATTGCCATGCTCAAAGAGGTGCTTTCCCACCCTGCGTTCCAAGCGGGAGAGACAACGACCAATTTCATTGAAAAATATTTGCAAACCACAACGATACAATAG
- a CDS encoding AMP-binding protein has product MLTVTVGKLLEEKAKLHPEHEAVVYADRGLRMTYKQFDDYCRLVARGFIGLGIEKGEHVAIWATNVPEWLACQFATGKMGAVLVTVNTNYRAAELEYLLKQSDSTTLLLIERYRDSSYIDILYEIAPELRECKPGQLQSKRLPKLKNVIVIGDKRYPGAYTWNDLLALAHDVTEEQLDEQMDSLDPHDVINMQYTSGTTGFPKGVMLTHYNIVNNAYNIAQCMKLTKEDRLCIPVPFFHCFGCVLGTLACVSVGATMVPIQEFNPKQVLQTVQDEKCTALHGVPTMFIAELNDPDFEKYDLSSLRTGIMAGSPCPIEVMKAVMEKMGAKEITIAYGQTESSPVITQTRTDDPIHIRVETVGRALPNVEVKIVDPSTNKEVPPGVQGELCTRGYHVMKGYYKNPGATKEVIDEDGWLHTGDLAVMDENGYCRITGRLKDMIIRGGENIYPREIEEFLYKHPKILDVQVVGVPDEKYGEEVMAWIILKEGQTATAEEIREFCRGKISRHKIPRYIEFTDSYPMTASGKIQKFKLREMAKQRLGLTD; this is encoded by the coding sequence ATGCTGACGGTCACAGTGGGAAAGCTGCTGGAAGAGAAAGCAAAGCTTCATCCAGAACATGAAGCGGTGGTGTATGCAGACCGCGGTTTAAGAATGACGTACAAACAATTTGACGATTATTGCCGCCTTGTCGCGCGGGGATTTATAGGGCTAGGAATCGAAAAAGGAGAACATGTGGCGATTTGGGCGACCAATGTGCCGGAATGGCTTGCGTGTCAGTTCGCCACAGGAAAAATGGGTGCGGTGCTTGTCACGGTAAATACGAATTACCGCGCGGCAGAGCTGGAATATTTATTAAAACAATCGGATTCAACCACTCTTCTATTAATTGAGCGGTATCGCGATTCCTCTTATATCGACATTCTTTACGAAATTGCCCCGGAGTTGCGTGAATGTAAGCCTGGGCAACTACAGTCAAAACGGCTTCCAAAATTAAAAAACGTCATCGTGATCGGCGATAAGCGCTATCCAGGTGCGTATACGTGGAACGATCTTCTTGCGCTGGCGCACGATGTGACGGAAGAACAGCTTGACGAACAGATGGACTCGCTTGACCCTCATGATGTCATCAACATGCAGTACACCTCAGGCACAACAGGATTCCCAAAAGGCGTCATGCTCACCCACTACAACATTGTCAATAACGCTTACAATATCGCGCAATGTATGAAGCTGACGAAAGAAGACAGGCTTTGCATTCCCGTGCCATTTTTCCATTGTTTTGGATGTGTGCTCGGTACGCTGGCATGCGTCTCGGTCGGCGCGACGATGGTGCCGATTCAGGAATTTAATCCAAAGCAAGTGCTGCAAACGGTTCAAGATGAAAAATGCACCGCACTGCACGGAGTTCCGACAATGTTTATCGCCGAATTAAACGACCCTGATTTTGAAAAATACGATTTGTCATCGCTTCGAACCGGAATTATGGCTGGCTCTCCTTGCCCGATTGAAGTGATGAAAGCGGTCATGGAGAAAATGGGGGCGAAGGAGATTACGATCGCGTACGGGCAAACGGAATCATCGCCGGTGATTACGCAAACGAGAACGGACGATCCGATTCATATTCGCGTCGAAACGGTCGGACGTGCGCTGCCAAATGTGGAAGTAAAAATTGTCGATCCAAGCACGAATAAAGAGGTGCCGCCAGGAGTGCAAGGAGAATTGTGCACGCGCGGCTATCATGTGATGAAAGGCTATTATAAAAATCCGGGAGCAACAAAAGAAGTCATTGATGAAGACGGATGGTTGCACACCGGCGATTTAGCAGTGATGGATGAAAATGGATATTGCCGGATTACGGGACGGCTAAAAGATATGATTATTCGCGGCGGGGAAAATATTTATCCGCGCGAAATCGAGGAGTTTTTATACAAACATCCAAAAATTTTGGATGTCCAAGTCGTTGGCGTGCCGGATGAAAAATATGGGGAAGAAGTGATGGCATGGATTATTTTGAAAGAAGGACAAACGGCAACTGCGGAAGAAATCCGCGAGTTTTGCCGCGGAAAAATTTCGCGCCATAAAATTCCGCGCTATATCGAATTTACCGACTCGTATCCGATGACAGCATCTGGAAAAATCCAAAAATTCAAATTGCGGGAAATGGCGAAGCAACGCCTTGGATTAACGGATTAA
- a CDS encoding acyl-CoA dehydrogenase, with translation MNFALTKEQKMIQEMVRDFAEKEIAPYAAKWDEEAHFPFEVFKKMGKLGLLGIPFPEKYGGAGGDTISYAIAVEEIGRACGGTGLSYAAAVSLGASPIYYFGTEEQKQKWLVPMAKGETLGAFGLTEPNAGSDAGGTRTTAVLDGDEYVINGEKCWITNAQYSRQVIVTAVTGKDERGKNIISAIIVPTDAPGFTIRSNYDKMGVRASNTCELVFENVRVPKENVLGDPKKGFKQFLHTLDGGRISIAALAVGIAQAAFEKALQYAKERAQFGQTISKFQAIQFKLADMAMEIELARNMVYKAAWLKDQGKPFTKEASFAKLFASEMGFRVCNQAIQIHGGYGYMKEYGVERHLRDIKLMEIGEGTSEIQRLVIARQLGC, from the coding sequence ATGAATTTCGCATTAACAAAAGAACAGAAGATGATTCAAGAGATGGTTCGTGATTTTGCCGAGAAGGAAATCGCGCCATACGCGGCGAAATGGGATGAAGAAGCGCATTTCCCTTTTGAAGTGTTTAAGAAGATGGGCAAGTTGGGACTTTTAGGCATTCCGTTTCCAGAAAAATACGGCGGCGCTGGCGGAGATACGATTTCATATGCGATCGCCGTAGAAGAAATCGGCCGCGCATGCGGAGGAACCGGATTGAGTTATGCAGCTGCCGTTTCCCTAGGAGCGAGCCCGATTTATTACTTCGGCACGGAAGAACAAAAGCAAAAATGGCTTGTGCCGATGGCGAAAGGGGAAACGTTGGGAGCGTTTGGCTTGACTGAACCAAACGCTGGATCTGATGCAGGCGGCACGCGCACCACGGCGGTATTGGATGGCGATGAATATGTCATTAACGGGGAAAAGTGCTGGATTACTAACGCCCAATATTCCAGACAAGTGATTGTTACGGCGGTAACGGGAAAAGACGAACGCGGCAAAAATATCATTTCGGCGATTATCGTTCCAACGGATGCACCAGGATTTACGATTCGCTCGAACTACGACAAAATGGGCGTCCGCGCCTCGAACACGTGCGAATTAGTATTTGAAAACGTCCGCGTGCCAAAAGAAAACGTGCTTGGTGATCCGAAAAAAGGGTTTAAACAATTTTTGCACACACTTGATGGCGGCCGCATTTCGATTGCCGCATTGGCGGTTGGTATTGCGCAAGCTGCGTTTGAGAAAGCGCTTCAATATGCGAAAGAGCGCGCCCAATTCGGTCAGACTATTTCGAAATTTCAAGCAATACAGTTTAAGCTTGCCGATATGGCGATGGAAATTGAGCTGGCCCGCAATATGGTGTATAAGGCAGCATGGCTGAAAGATCAAGGGAAACCGTTTACAAAAGAAGCATCGTTTGCGAAACTGTTCGCTTCAGAAATGGGCTTTCGCGTTTGCAATCAGGCCATTCAAATTCACGGCGGTTATGGGTATATGAAAGAGTATGGAGTCGAGCGCCATTTACGCGACATCAAACTGATGGAAATCGGAGAAGGCACGTCAGAAATTCAGCGTCTCGTTATCGCCCGTCAACTTGGATGCTAA